In Lycium ferocissimum isolate CSIRO_LF1 chromosome 7, AGI_CSIRO_Lferr_CH_V1, whole genome shotgun sequence, the sequence AGTAGTGCTGATGTAGTATTTACTTCTTGCATCATGACAGACTCTCTCTCGTGTTGCGAAGTTTCGCACAATTTATTGTTAGAGAACCATCACAACGCTGAAGTGCTTGTTTTCATGTTGCTttcaaatactccctctgtttcaatttatgtgaacccatttgactgggcacgacatttaagaaagagtgaagacttttgaaacttgtggttcaaaataagtcttgaatatttgtgtggctataaatcatttcataaagtgaatttgtttccaaattaggaaagaggtcattcattttggcacggactaaaaaggaaataggtttacataaattgaaacagagggagtagttaTGTAGTTGAAAGCTAAATTGTAGCCTCTGAATTCACCCATGTATTACTTCTTGAAATATTGACACACTTTGCAGCTGTGGTGATGGCTCATTGGGTGAGCCTCCTAGGCAAGGAGAAGGTCAATGTGGTAACATGAGGCTCCTCCTAAGGCAGCAGCAAAGGGtcagtcattttaggggtttcAATTACTATATGACCTTTCACTACTTCAGTTATGAAACTCGTCtttccttttctcctttttttcaaTCCGTCTTGCCTCGTTTCTAAATTCTGACAGATTCTGCTGGGAAAATCTGATGTTGCTGGATGGGGAGCCTTTCTGAAGGTAAGCTGTATTCCTGTGTGATACATTTTCTCCTTAAGCTAGTGCTATAAAGTATTAataaactaattaattaatttgtttaatctttttttttttttccacctaGAACCCTGTTTACAAAAATGATTACTTGGGAGAATATACTGGTGAATTAATTTCTCATCGAGAAGCAGATAAACGGGGAAAAATCTATGATCGTGCCAATTCGTCTTTCCTTTTCGACTTGAACGATCAGGTGAGCACTGCTAATTGTTTGAGAGCTTTTAATATTCCCTTGTATTACGAAATCTGAATCTTAGGACCATCGGTCCTGCATTTTATACCCTAGCAGCTATATTCTCTTATTTCCACAATCTAGAATGTCTGGCTCCAACAAGTTGTTAGTCATTTTAAATCGTGAATTTGGTGCATTACAATTTGCAATTCCAAAATATCCAATTATTAACCTGTGATGTCCTCCGGATTTACTGGTCATTCACGTATTTTGGATTCTTCTATCTGTATGCCTCGTTTCTCCAACCGAGGAAACAATCAAAATGATTACATAAGGCTACTAACTAAACACTCCCTTTAGTTAAACCCTAGGCCGGGGCTCATAAACTAGACAACTCATTTCAATAAATGAAGCTTCCCTTATATACTGTTTTAGGGGTGTTTGTCAATTGAGTCCTAGTTCTTTGATATTGAGGTTACTGTAATTTTTCGTTCTTTGCAAATATGACTTGAGTAGTGACTTGTGATCTAGAAGTTCTATGAACTTTTTGGTGAAAAACAAGTTAAAACGTGATAAGCTAACATTTTAGAGAATTTTATGGGCTTTTAATAAACATGTCATGTACTGCTCTCATCTCTTTATTGCAGTATGTGCTTGATGCCTACCGGAAGGGAGACAAGCTGAAATTTGCCAATCACTCGTCAAACCCAAACTGTTATGCTAAGGTACATACAATCCTATGTATTAAAGCTCAATAAAATTCTTGATTGTTGCTGATTCTGACACTTCTTTAGGTAATGCTGGTTGCTGGTGATCATCGAGTTGGGATATTTGCAAAGGAACGTATCGAAGCTAGTGAAGAGCTTTTCTATGATTATCGTTATGGTCCGGATCAAGCACCAATATGGGCTAGGAAACCTGAGGGCACAAAGAGAGACGATTCACCAGCGCCTCAAGGTCGACCAAAGAAACACCAATAATATCTTTGAGACAGTATGCTAACTATCTCAATGGTTGTAACATAACCATTTCTATCTTTACTGTGGAGTGCTTAACATGGAGGAGGAACAGAGGAAGGTGTACTACATCTCTTAATACAATATAGACGATTGTAAGAAACAttaatttgttttttcctttttcattacTCCATATTTTATTAGTGTGCTAATAACAAGACATTCAAAAAGTGATAGGAGAGAAGTCCGGCTATGTAAAGAATAAGCAGAAAAATGTAGAAAGAAACATGTATACGTATAGTCATCTTAAATGATAAAATAAGTTGTTTGGATTAGACACAAGATGTCTTGTAATAATACAGCTCATGTAGATTTGCTAGTCTCTTACCTTTTTGCCGAACCTTTTTACTCTATCTAGAACCAGTTTTGTCTTGAAACCCTTCTATGATTAGTTAGGGTGGTCAAAGTTCGAGACGAGACTTCATATTTTTTCTGCTGGACTTTATGGATCTTTTTGCGGATAGGGGTGTTCAATTGActgaattctcatgaaatggAAAAACATTgtcttgataaaaaaaaaaaaaaaaaaaaaaggttgcaTTATTTGATGTCAAATTGTGGGAAGTCGACCGGAAATTATGTAAATTTGGAAGAACTCAAGCTAACATTTTCAAACAAAGTACATGcttttcgctttttttttttttttaattcaaaaagaCGACGGAGGTCGTGTCATGTTGCACGGACCTGTTATTTGATCCATTTTGTTTCAATCCATGTTGAGCAAACTTTGGGTGAGTTGGATCACAAACAATTTATTAATTTGACAATTTTAACCCGTTCAACTTTGACAAACACATCCGTTTGCCATCTTAAGACATAATTGACACACAAGAGGGAGAGAACAAAAGATGAACCTCAACTTCACAGCTATATACAAGCCTAGCAAACAAGCTGAACAAATGAAAGAATTACAAATTTGAGAAGGAAGTTTCAGTTAGGCAAAACTCTTTCTCCTTTTACTTTCTAAATGCATATACAAGATTTCATTCCAGGTATCTGGAACACCTGGGAGACACCAATGGCTACAATCTTGACCACGCGAAGAGCTACCCCGTTTTCTTCCATATATTGAAGGATGACCATCAATCCTATAATCTGACAAACCAGTTATATTCAAAAAGGTAACTGGAGTCTTCATCTTGCCTATAATTTGCTCAACTATCATATTCTTCTCTGGGTATTCGCCTCTGTAAGTCTCGGGGATCGGTTGAGAAGCTTCTCTGCAGTGCCCACCAGTGTTCCACTGACCCCCACTGTCCAATTTAAGAAGAGGGTGATGAGCCAATATATCACAAATCTTATGACAGTGAGTTGAAAGCAAATTAAGGCATACCTGAAATGAGAAGGAGCAGAACTCCGGAAGAAAACTTGTGTTTTGCTTGGATTGACATATCTATCAATCCATGATGCCCAAGTTGTCAAGGCTTTTTCGAAAGCTGTTGAAACGTCAAGGCGAGGATGAACTTGATTCCTCTCCTGGTAGTAATTCTTCCTGTTGTGACACTACTGGTTAGAAGTGAGATTCAGAAAAAGGTAACACCGCATTTATCATGCacaagaatattaaaaaaaaaaaaaaaaaaaaaaagaaattagctACGAACTTCATCACTAATCTGTGGCTAAATTGCTCGTAGCTAACAGAATTTTTTGATAATCCATCGCTAGATAGTATTAGTGATGGTTAGCTACAGGATTTTCCAGTggctaattccatttttttagtattataattaattaatactaaCCAGTAACTTGATTTCTATCTTCGCGCAAAAATTGGCAGCATGCAGCAAAAAAACAATGTAGCTCATTAACTGGTATCGCCAAAGTTTTCTCTATATCCTGAATATCCTATCACGATATCATGATTACATTTTCACATTGAAATGTTAGCGACTCCAATTAAACAGCAGCAATTATGCCATAATCCCAAACAAATTGATTCATATGAATTCTCATTGATCGTGTCGCACCATTTAGGCTTCTCCAATTAAACATCAGTAAAAACCAGCTAGCTAGTCCCAAGTACCATATTCTAAAATAGACCTTCATATGGATCATTAAATGAAGAACTTCCACATGAACTCCTTAGAAAACAGATTCTATTCCTACCATTAGTGCTTGGCATATGTTAAACTGGAAgtagctttattttttttttagtcccAGGAAATATAGTTTCCAACAGGCTTACCCAGCTTTAGTTTTATGGTGACTCCACCAATGAGCAGTGTTAAAAACCAGGATATCAGCCCCTCTCCATCTTGATGAACCTTTGTCCATCGTATCAATACGCAGGGTTTGCACCCGTTTGCTGCCTATTCTTGCCTTGCCCTCATGAACCAAAAAATGAGTTACATAGTATTCAACTGTACATTGGTAGTCCTGCAACAATAACACCAAAAATTGAAACCTGGAAAAACACAACCTTTTGCATTTCAGTTAATCACAAATTTGAATTGATTACCACAAATTTGAAACAATAATTTCCCTTCTCCTTCGTTATTCTCCGACCACGGGTCTCATAAACCTTTCTTGGATCTTTGATGGCTCCTATTAACAAGCACAACATTGATTCCCATTGGTTCCTGTTGATTGAGTCACCAACGAACACTAACCTTTTGCCTCTGATAAATTCCAGCATCTGAGTAGCATTGAACCTGCAgtataaggggtcgtttggttgatGGTTAGGAAGTggattattcatgtattaaaaacCAACATAACTAGTACCGTGTTTGGTAGTATTTCACTtgctatgtataaaattcagTACACCAAGTACGGTGTTTAGTTATCAGTTTATAATtccgcataactaatacatgtataatttATAAGAGAATCTATGCATTATTTTATACGTAATAAGattaaaaaatacaatataCGAATAACTAAATCATGCATAATTAATCCCTGCATTAATACTAAAGTCATTAGCTAGGAACTATTTTTTCAAGCTTTCTTATCACTCTTCCTACTGTTTTACTAGCCCGACAATGAAAGCGTACAATTTAAGCAATGTATCAAATCCCACAcacaaaaaaagggggaaaaagacAAGGGGCAAAAGAGTCAAGTTTTTATTGTTCTACCTTGGAATGTCACAATCTTGAGGTTGCCATCTCCATTTCATATAATTCATATCCAATCTTCCATTACTTTCACAACTAAAACCTTCATCAATGTAGGGACACGTAGCATTTGTATACAAAGGATAACTATCATCAAAGACCCACTTCCCTTTTGTGATGtcacatatttttttcttattcacCACCTTGACCACATCACTAGAAACTTGTCCTTTCTTGGACAAAGTAATATTGACATTTTTCTGCTGCTTCTTAGTAGGGATACTACTATTGGTACTATGTATTTGAAGATCCTTAGAAGTTGGTATCAAAAAAGAACCAGAAACAGTTTCCGATTCTGTGGAACGGTTACCaaaaaaagttgaattttttaCACTGTTTATAGTATAAGCCACTAATTGaggcttactttccttttccgAGATTCCCTCAAATGTTGAAAAGTTAGAAACTTGGGACTCATTTTCAACTCTACTGAAATGGGTACCTACTAAAACTGATTTCTTGAATTGGGTTGCTGAGTAATTTCTGTGAAAAGCACTTAAAGTTTGAATCTTGAAGGGAGATCTGAGACCCAAAGAGACtgaagtagtagtagtagtactaGTGTTGAAGTGAAGATGAGTTTCTTGACGAGTAGATAGTGGAAGATTGAGgacccaaaaagaaaagaagatgaaaaatattagagatAATGAAATGGTGAAAGAGAAAAGCCATAGCCTAGTGGGTTTGACGGAGAAACTCCTCTGTTTCTCCATAAGATTTCTCTGAGTAAACTATTTCTCACTGTCTTTTCTTTGTGTGGGGTTTAATTTTCAGGGCTTTCTTCtagtataataaaataaagctATTAGTCAAGAAGAGTGGTTATGATATGGTAATGAACAGAGAGACACATGCTGACATGCAAAGGTGCTTCATTTGGAATTTAATTTAATACTAATATACAACAACTAATCAAGGAAAAGAATATTAGTAGTACTATAGTACTATTCAAAATGATAAACATTCACAAGAGAGAGCACATAATGAAGATTGAGAAGTAGGCTCAACTCTCAAGCCTCAGAATTGATTGGGTGGTGGAAAAGATCGTGACAAATTTAATGAGGTTTGCTTTCCTTAACTTTCGGTTATACCTTAACTCCAATTAAAATAGATTAGTCGTCAACCGTGCACATGCTGTAAATATACCTAAGAAGCAAGAGCCATAAAGCTTTTTTTAAGTACATAATCTTTCGTGaagtatctttttcttttttaatagcAAAGAATTGATGGTTTTCCTGGTGGTGATGAAGTTAATGATTTAACATTGTGGCCTCATAGTGCCCCAAACTTTTGTAACTTCTAGCGTTGGGTTTTGATTAACATTATGTTTGGTTTTTAGAGGCGTAGACGTGAGTGGGTGCGTGGGTTGCTGGGAGGTGGGAGGGAGGGTGTAAGAAATGAGAAACTAGTGGTTTATTTTTTGTGAGTTGAAAATTGAATGAGAGTGTGATTGGTACGGAGCGGAAAAAAAAACGTTTCCAAATTTCTCGTGGTATGGTCAGAAAATATTTTAGagttttttttaagaataacaTGTTCcttaaaaattagaaaaatgacTTTCTTGTAATGGTAGAAAATGATAAGCTCATTGTCTCCTTCGCATCACCACCTCCCACCACTCCTTGACCACCCTACCCCTGCCACCCCGCCCCGACAACCCCCTCTGCTTCCTACCCATCCCATTCCCacagtacaaacaacaacaacaacataccatgTATTATGAATCATAACTGGTGGTGTTATTGAATCTGTAGTTACAAGTGGCTCCCCATAgtattttctaaattaatataaatattttaggataatattttCTTACATACTTATCAAACATCGAGAAGTAAATATAAAATTActtatgtttaaaaaataatgcaCACAGAGGCACTGGCACATGCTGACATGCAAAGGTGCTTTGGAATGTCACAGTAATATTAAATAAActatcaagaaaataaatactccctccgtcaccTAATAAGTGTAactttagtcaaaaaaaaattgtcctatAATAAGTTTCATCAtaggaaatcaagacataaattggctaGCTTTTTCTAACTCTACCCTTAGATAAAAACTGACAAGTTAAAATAatatctaaatgatgattgaaaaagccATATAGTAACTCGGTATTTTTGTATTCCAATATCAAAAGGATTATTActtgcatgctctaatcaagagaaaaaagtagtaatttatttttattatatagggcaATCTaataaacttcacattgcattattgatttcttaatatgcatttttttttactcattgACAGTTATTATGGGACAGAGAAAGTGATGATAAATTATTCACAAGAGAGAGCAGATAATGAAAACGTATGCTCAGATTCTGGCGGAATGGTGGAAAAGATCGTGACTAAAATGAGTGAAGTTGGTTTTTCTCTTTACTTGTACTCATCCCTAAATTCCATTTAAAATACAGTTGTCAACAGTGGACATGCTGCAAATATACACAGCTAGGAAGGATTAGctcttttttcttattcttttaccataaaaatatagaagtatacaaaaaatatttcatctgttttctttttttgtttttgttttttatctttaaaagaAGTAAAAGAATTCAGTTATGGTTATCTTGGCAATGAAGAATTGTGTGGTCCCACACTGCCCCTAAAATTTGTAACTTCTGGCATTGGATTTTGATCAACGTTATTATGGTTCAATTTTTAGATGGGGAGGGagggaagggaaagaaaaagtaaaTGGTTGATTGTGCCTGAGGTGACAATTTTATGATTTAGTCCCATTTCTTGGTACAGTTGAAAGGGAAGAGGGAAAACATTGACAATTTAATTTCGATTGTTAGGTACGGTTGAAAAGGATGTAAAGAGGATATATTTCCTTCTTCTGCCCAATTTTGTCAAATTGAAAAGGTTCACAAGCTAGGCAGACGCAGAGTTTAGTATTATGAGCTTATTCTAATTTGGTAACTTTCACTAAATTATTATATGGGAgtatatgttaaaaaaatatttactatcaAATAAGTATAAATAATAGATTTAAAGATAGTAAATTAAATATgttatgattgaatttcaaagaaGATTTGTGAAGGAGGCCACTTTcaaatcttaattagaaataaagCCACTGATTTTTTTCCCCAAGTTTAGGGTTTAGAAAAAGGGCATGAGGtacatttcataattttaacAACTTTGGAGCTTTTAACTTATACACTTCAGTCCCTTTGACTTTTATTAAAATATACGAAggcccctctctctctctctctctctctcttcagtCCCTTTcacttttccaaatttgaaCTCTCTCAAGCTTCCAACCTACTCTTCCTCTCCTCCAAGCTTTGATATTGTTCAATCGTCGTCCCCAggtattttctttaattttgcaaCTCTATCGGAGCATTTTGAGCTCCATATTGCCCTGAAAGTTGTTAACTTTTTGCAATTCATGGTGTTCATAAAGTTCCgatttttattcaaaattttggaagtttAGTTGTTTGTTTCGATAATTCTTTTTCAGTTTTTGGTTATGTGTTATTTATACATGTTTTTCTTGTTTCGATCttccttcttttgtttttgctttttgcaAATGCATTTTGGTCTATTACTAGACTTTTAGTCGAttattcttgtttttatatCGTGGTTGATCAATGTCACTCTATTGTTTGTATATAGATCATAAAGAAAGCCTAGAAGTAGAGGAAGAGGAGGAAAAATGCTCCCCCATTCTGATGATATGGTTCAAACACGTTCTAATGCGAAttttaaagattaaaaaaaaaaaaaaaaaaaagaggtgaaGAAGTTATACGAGAtggaaaaaggaacaaaaagtAGATAAGCTGATAGTGAGGCCTACTCAGACCCCATGGATAAGCATAGCGTGGATGGTGATCAAGGTGATAGTTATGTTTCTGAGGATGGTTCAAAGCACTCTAGCACTGACGATGGTATTGATCCCCTGTCCTTGACATATTGTGCAAAGGCAATTAAGATGGACCAGTATGGTTTGGATACTTGGCTGGATGATTTTGCTTCTTTCCCAGAAAAAGTTTCTGTTAGGAGCAGTCTTACGTTGTTAGCTGAATTTAGACAAGTGTTGAGAgatcaaaaactcaaaaaaatgtGCAAGCGTTCATGTTTTGGTCAGCTTAGAAAACTGTTACAACACTTCATCAATTTTCATGGACGGATGGTCCACTATCTGCTTCTTTGTCATGTGGGTGAGAAAAAGAAGCGTGAGATGTGGTTCCTCGTCAATGACAAGCCTGTGTATTTTGGCTTGAAGGAGTTTGCTTTGATAACTGGTTTAGGTTGTGGATCCTATCCCAGCCAATCTAGAGAGGACAGGGTACTTAAGAAAGGAGCAGGATTCTGCTCAAAGGTTACTTGCGACAAGAAGATTTCAACAAAAATTTTATTGGTTGCGGTAAGAAGTTCTAGgctaaacaaagaagaaaagctTAAATGTTGTCTTGTGTGGTTTCTGCATGTAATCTTGCTTGCCAAAGATACGACCAAGGGTGTGGATCATGATATGATTAAAATGGCTAATGTTTTGGAGTTCTTCTAGAGCTATCTTTAGAGAAAGGAATCCTTTGAACTCACCTTGGAATACTTGAAGCACAAGGTAGACATCCCCAGGCAACAACAAACCCACACTAATAAGAGGATGCCATCATATGTTTTCCATGGACATTCATGGTAATTATTATAAACCACCGGCGCAGTAGAGTATAGACTGTGTTATTTAGTTTTACACTCGGCGATTATTTGTGTCATTACAGATCTAGATATATGAAGCTTTCCACGCACATAGAAGGAATGCTGGCAAATCAGATGAGGTTCCTTTGCCTATTCCTAGGATGCTTAGGTGGCACACCACAAAAATGGAGCGATTTACTGAAGGTGATCCATTTAGGATTCCAACGAGAGCTTCTGAGGTATAATGGAGTCTATTATCAAtgtttttacaaaaatataaactaaattTTAATGTTTTGATTATTTGTAGGTTGTGTAACCTTACGTCATTCCTATAGTGCGTGAGATGAAGCAGGATTACATGAAAAACCTTTTATCATATAATGATGAGGTTAGCGATCCGATCATAGATACCTTGAAGGATGAATTGGAAGGCATGACTGTGTTGATTACAGAAAATCATGGCTCGAAGGCTCCTAGTAAGTCGGGAAAGGAGCACAAGGAGGTTTTTGATGTGGAGGATAGTCTGTCGGAAGTTTTTGTTGGTAATTCAGTCCTAAAAGGTGATGGGGGACGTTTTGGCATTAGGACGTCTAAGAGTCGTGCGGCTTCAAAGGGACCATCAATGCAGGTCGAGCAGGAGGGACTGCAGCAGCGTGTGGAGAAGATGGAGGAATAT encodes:
- the LOC132063328 gene encoding protein trichome birefringence-like 6, with the protein product MEKQRSFSVKPTRLWLFSFTISLSLIFFIFFSFWVLNLPLSTRQETHLHFNTSTTTTTSVSLGLRSPFKIQTLSAFHRNYSATQFKKSVLVGTHFSRVENESQVSNFSTFEGISEKESKPQLVAYTINSVKNSTFFGNRSTESETVSGSFLIPTSKDLQIHSTNSSIPTKKQQKNVNITLSKKGQVSSDVVKVVNKKKICDITKGKWVFDDSYPLYTNATCPYIDEGFSCESNGRLDMNYMKWRWQPQDCDIPRFNATQMLEFIRGKRLVFVGDSINRNQWESMLCLLIGAIKDPRKVYETRGRRITKEKGNYCFKFVDYQCTVEYYVTHFLVHEGKARIGSKRVQTLRIDTMDKGSSRWRGADILVFNTAHWWSHHKTKAGKNYYQERNQVHPRLDVSTAFEKALTTWASWIDRYVNPSKTQVFFRSSAPSHFSGGQWNTGGHCREASQPIPETYRGEYPEKNMIVEQIIGKMKTPVTFLNITGLSDYRIDGHPSIYGRKRGSSSRGQDCSHWCLPGVPDTWNEILYMHLESKRRKSFA